TTGCAACCAGTTAGCTCTGAAAAGGACTCTTCAAAATCTGAACTGAAGTAAAAGCGTCATCCCAGGTAAGGTAAGAAATATATGCCTTCTTAAAGATGTagtctgtaacttttctactgaggcttgtctccatgggtacactttcttactgtgagcagggtcgcctcttcacagatcttgACTTGAAACATAGCCTGTGgtgtcaccagcttgtctccatgaagacattaatgccatactgtgaaacattataaGTACGGTGACCAGATGTCCCTATTTACCTGGGAAATTCGGGATTCACAAGTGAGTCgagaatggacaatgttacaCTCTATTTTTACTATTTGAATTATACCAACCATAAAAAATCTGGTTACTCTTATTATAAGTAATGTAATAATAGTGCACCTTtcactactattaccactaggTCTGTTGAGAGAAATGTGGGGGcctggggcaagaagcctcCCATGAGCCCCcctttaatataaattaataggcaAAGGTTTCAATTTTGAGCCACTAAGACTCTGGggcccctttctccctctcgtGAACTCCCCTGATTACCACTTCTCATAGTACTAGTGTCATTATTACCAAAACTAACCTTAGCCTAAACTAATCAGCTACGTTATACTATTCCTACCTTCAGATTACATTAAATATATCACAAGCTtctaaaatcaatatttaattttagatatttttagaAAGGACCCATTTTGAAAATCAGTTCTTGGCACATTAATAATTTATCCTCTATATTTCATTATAAAACTTTCCAGCTTGAGTCATCACTCTCTCTGAAGCCTGTAAAACGTTATGTACCTTTTTATAATAGTTGGGCTAATTCAATAATGGACCCAGCCGCTTttggtcatttattttattagcacTACATTGTCATTCATCAAACAGTGCCAGTTACACACAGCGTCGCGAAGCACGTCCAGCAAAAGCTTTTTCTCATCATTTCTGTGTGTTACATCTACTCCTATTATAACTAACATTACCCATGTCTTTGGTAATTCAATCAGGGGAATGCAAAGCTTCCAAAACAATACAAGCTAACGTTAATCTTCTACATTGCATTAAGGAACAGGGCAGTGTCTGGTATTTTTTGTTAGTACGCTGAGACAGATCTTTGCAAATATGGCTATAAAGGTGGATTGCACTGTAAAACAAGGCCTCTAGTGGTAAGTTAGAACAGTTAGCGTAGCTCCACAGATTAGCAGACAATATGTGGCAAAAAGTGGCGTTTTTAGCACCGAGGAGGATCATTTTCTAAAGATTCATTCAACAGCATCTATACTGCAAAGAGACAGACAGCAGAGAGGAATCAGGAGTTagttttcaagatttttttcatattttgtttcttATTCTTGCATGGCACTGGCTTCCTGGTATCGGTCGGTCTAATCATCGTTTTCTTCCTTGCCACGGCGGCCAGAGTCCTTCTCTGTCCTGGACTCCTTTACAACCTgaggaaaaacataaaataaagcactttaatgaatttatattttattgctaatttacaattttaaagaacaaatacaaTATCATGAATCACTTGTATTAGTGGCTTGTAAACATAGTTTTGGGTTTCTTTTATGATTCTTTTCTTTTAtgagaacttaaaataatgcctaataataataataaaaagaaatgtcATAGCCTCAGTGCTTCCTATACTCTGATCTGGTGCAGCTTGCCATCTGTTGGCAGCAGAAAGAATTACCACAGAGAAAACAATTAATATAACTAATGAGCAACATGTTACATGTTGATTTAAGCACGCAGCAGTAATGGGGGCAGTTTAACAGCTGGAATGCTTAAAACAAGTCTGGCAACAATTTATCAACTTGAAAGCTGAGCAGGGTTTCTGTCTATGAAAAAATCAAGTGAGAGGAAAAAGACTTTTTTAGAGCGTATTAGCCCAGTTGAAACCAGCGTGAATAATATGAAATCCAATTAATGAAGGAACATTGTTGAAGCATGGTTAGAGCCTAAAAAAAGAccatttgcataatatgtgaaaaaaaatcaacaaatgtagaatgcaaaaataataataataactcagTTCTGTAATAATAACTGaaatccaccacctgcttgtctccatggagattatactgctttgcctagaatgtgtCACAGTgtcacattaaacatatccatgttgcatttattaaattgcaggtatttttattgcagaaaaataccataaaacatgcattcttactgtgaatggggtcgcctctccacaaatctcaccagtaacttggcctggtgacgtcacctgcttgtctccgtggaggtAGATAAGcctaaagccatattgtggagcattctaggcaaagcaataacatctccttggatgCAAGCAGGTGGGTGACCCTCTAAAGcataataaaactatttttcCACTACAggcttaaatgttttttaaaatagtgACTCAAATAATGATGATTATCATGATTTTTGCCCATAATTAAACAGCTAATGTACAaacaatattgatactttgaagtttttccacacaacacattttcaggagcctgtgatcagtacgagcatggttctgtttagttaGATTTTCCTCAAACATTGGTGATACCAATGCTAGCTAGTTTATGACTGTAATgtcatttgagagggacttgtttaacagcacaaatcagcttgCCTGTTCTAGCcagtcagctctttatggtcagatagTGTCAAAATAGGGTCAAGTCTAAAACAGAAGCTGAGACAGAACAGTGCCCCCAGTTAGCTTCACATCGcaagggaatgttgatgacatcagctgcaaagtatcaatagtattttttgttttcactgGTTTTGTCCAAAACcatccctgtccctgtccctgtttGTTTTAGTGACTTTTGTAAAGCGTACCTCTCCATCTCGAGTCTCCACAGTCTTGATGACCACCGACTTCTTGCCCTGGTCCCTGGGAGTCGGCTCAtagtctgaaacacacagaggaatACACACATATGAATGAAATGTATTAACTAACTATTATAGAGCAATGGATAGAGCCAGAGCTTTGTTTCAGTACACACCGCGGTCTCCAACATGGTTAGTCATACCCATACCGATGGGAATAGTAATCCTGTAAAAAGAGAGAAGACGAAAATAACAGTACAAGTTAGGTTGAAGTGACATTGTAAATTTGAAGACCAGTCTGAATTTTGCAGTGGAATTTcccttttaaaatgcaaatattttgaCCTGggttatggttaatatctctgtaattactgggcctatccacatgaagcaAAAACTGGTATTTTCTGTTAGCGAAAATGAACTAAGATGgagttatttttttactttaatacaaaaagtgatgataataatacagAAGGACTTTGAGATTAAGTCATATGTGGATTATCAGTataattttttccatgtatttgtgcaaaatctgccgcatgctagttgttgttagctttattgtgATGGCAAAACACTGGACTGGTTTCAGAgcgttgtgaaaaatgcttagaaactcatcgcagtgaataagtgaggaataacttgccCTGCTTCATCTGAAATCACACCATCTGAGTCTACAGTGCTTacctgctctcctctccttccagCAGCTTCCTGTAGGTGGCGATCTCGATGTCCAGGGCCATCTTGACGTTGAGCAGGTCCTGGTACTCGCGCAGGTGTCGGGCCATTTCCTCCTTCAGGTGTCGGATCTCCTCCTCCAGGCGAGACACGTTGTCCTGGTAGTTTGTGATCTCATTTCCAAACTGGTCTTCCATCTCTCGCATCTGACGCAGCAGAGCCTCGTTCTGGAAGGAACAGGAAAAAGTTTATACAGTACTAGTGGTGaaagtagtagaagcagtagaagtagtagtagaaaacaTCATGGTAGTAGTATtcctagtaatagtagtagcagtaatagagGAAGTTATCGTAGTAGCATTCATATTAGTACTCGTAGTACTAGTAGAGGACATCATGGTAGTATTAttcatagtaatagtagtagtagtagtagtagtagtagtatgcgTAGTAacagtagtcatagtagtagagaaggtaatggtagtagtattcacaatagtggtagtagtagtagcagaaaacTTCATGGTGGCAGTgtttatagtaatagtagtagtagtagtagtagtagtagtagtagtagtagtagtagtagtagtagtagtagcagaagtagtagtagtagagaagtagtagtatttatagtagtatACCAGACATACAGTACTGCATTATATTTTAGCTTCTACTTCTGCTACTTCACTTTTAGTTCTATACAATTtatacaagtagtagtagtagtagtagtagtagtagtagtagtagtttctaTAGTAAGAGTAGTAGCCTTATGTTCTTGAGTGAATAGACCTCATAGTTAAAATCTCTTGTAGTCATAGTAATGTATAAGTTAAGCAAGAAAATTAAGTTAGCACAAGTTCAAGTGATATTGGCTGCAGCAGCTGTACTAGTGTTACTCTGAAAGTGATACAGAATATAGAGATACTAGCACCATtattaatagtaatagtagttgtagtagtagtagtgacagtaaaTTATGacagtagtaatattagtagccttagaagtagtagtagtagtagcagcagtagtagcattagcattagtagtaTAATTGTTACCGTGTTCTTGAGAGCATCGATCTCACAGTTGAGGGACTGGATCTGTCTCCGGGACTCGTTGGCCTCTTGTTTGGCCTGTCTCAGAGCATCAGTGTTACGTTTGGCAGACTCAGTCAGATCTGCAAACTGCAACaggaaacacaaaaaaatatctaaatgtaaatatgaCACTTTTTTCAATGGTCCAAAGAAAAGACACACAAATCCAGAAACCTTAGTGGGGTGCAAGACTCTGAACTAATGACTGTAGTCTGATGAAGTGAGTGGTTCATGGTAGAAACATTGTCCAGATTGTTACTTTTAGGACCTTTAGTTACTCTATTAAAATGGGCTGTGCTTAATATGACTTAATATGACAGGACATAAGCTGCATGAAAAGGGgtgaagagtggggagagacattcactAACCTATTATTCCTATGTTATTTCTGCATCATTATTCATATATTTACCTAttttgaaatcatttttattctgttgctgtTTTTTCACTTTGCCATTGTGGGACAAACAAACATTCTCTCATattttcttaaaggtgcactatgtaacttgtctgaTGGAgcatccatggaaacaacactgcagcagaccttccaccagaaatgttacatgatGCTGCTTTACATTATGAAAGCAGAGATTGTCCCATTGCTGCGATGTTGTTATTCTACACTTAAACTCTTAACCTGAAGTGTatgatgtttgtatttttctgcagTGTTTCCAGCCTGTACCTTGGACTTGTACCACTCCTCAGACTCCTGCATGTTCTTCATGGCGATGTTCTCGTACTGAGCCCTGATTTCCCTCAGAGCTCCGGTCAGATCCGGGCGGTTCGTGCtctccacctccatcttcagcTGATGGGTCTGCACGCTCACCTGCACATCCTGGATCTCCTACGGCAACAAGCAACAGACAAAAAGGGTTTgagtaatgtgtttttttatgtttttaggaTTGCCATGTGGTCTTACTATCTTTACAACTATTCATGAAGTCcaattttgtcctatttattcattttatttatttatttttatatcaatacttgttcaaaatgagtctctagttttgatatttattcatttatttattgcacacACTGATTAATTTCTTTAACCGGTCAAACGATTATTGGTTAACCTATATCCACTGGCTTGTCGTCATTTTACAAACTAgctatttttctgtattaaCTTTATTCAGCCACGCCCACTTTTACCTCTAAACACTACTACAGAATAAAGTTGAATATGATCCATCATTaaaaagtgtcattttaaaCTCCAGTAAATTAACATTTTACCTTAGAGCATATGGATTATTTGTGTAGCTGCctttaattataaaaatgacttaaagatTCTTTGTCAAAATTCAAGCCTATAATGCTGAATTAATCATAAACACCCATAATTACTCCACTTATAATCATGAAAAGCCTTACTAAGGTACACACAAGTTGGAACAAACATTTACTAACCTCATTATAACTTATTTGAATTTTGCATTTCTCACCTCATCGTGGAGCTTCTTGAGGAATTCGATCTCGTCCATCAAAGACTCGATCTTCCTCTCCAGCTCCAGACGGGACAGAGTGGCATCGTCCACGTCCTGAAAACACACAGTATGTTTCAGTTCATATGCatattcaattttgtttttatcatttggCACATTCATAGAAACCCACACATGCCATTTATCTGTGCTGTTTTAAACAATACCCAATGAGCCATTTATGAGCTCACAAACCGtttattcacctgctgcccctAACTGGGCTGAACCAAAGTCACTACCCATTCATCTGTTTGCTATATTcgaaaaaaacattaaacccCATGTACCCCAGTAATTTTAATATTAGAAAGTGCTTAAAATACTTTATACAGAGCCTTTTCGTTCAGGGCCCCAAAGCTCTTGAACGCACTGTCAGAGGAGATAAGACTGGAGAACACTGTGGgtgcttttaaatctaaaaaaaaacaaaatgcttttaTAGAGTGGCTGGcttgttatgtatttttaaaatgtgttttaattttaaaaaaatgagtTAGTGCTGCTAGGTGGttaattatagttttattgtttatgtgTGTGAGGTATTTACATGTTATGAAGTACTTTGTAACTAGTTTTAATAAAGTGCCGCACAAAtagagttattattattactttaactAGTTTTGTCACCagaatttcaaacttgattacTTGATACTAAGGACAAGGATgaaaactaggcctgtcacgataattactatattgcattgtaaaaatg
The sequence above is drawn from the Periophthalmus magnuspinnatus isolate fPerMag1 chromosome 5, fPerMag1.2.pri, whole genome shotgun sequence genome and encodes:
- the prph gene encoding peripherin encodes the protein MSHSSMHSTSYRRTFGSPHPISMSSYSAVSSRMPAGGRYGHSMSPMGSSRATSYHSQRSSRPQQPPRISYDKVDFTLAEAINQDFLATRSNEKAELQELNDRFASFIEKVRYLEQQNGALTQELNQFKGQVQQGQPNRATDLFQEEMREMRRQMEAIGKDRDQYQLERDNLAEDLNLLRQRLDEETQKRADAENNLVAFRKDVDDATLSRLELERKIESLMDEIEFLKKLHDEEIQDVQVSVQTHQLKMEVESTNRPDLTGALREIRAQYENIAMKNMQESEEWYKSKFADLTESAKRNTDALRQAKQEANESRRQIQSLNCEIDALKNTNEALLRQMREMEDQFGNEITNYQDNVSRLEEEIRHLKEEMARHLREYQDLLNVKMALDIEIATYRKLLEGEESRITIPIGMGMTNHVGDRDYEPTPRDQGKKSVVIKTVETRDGEVVKESRTEKDSGRRGKEENDD